In one Candidatus Nomurabacteria bacterium genomic region, the following are encoded:
- the uvrB gene encoding excinuclease ABC subunit UvrB gives MSQKFRLETNYQPTGDQPTAIAQLVKGLENGEHEQTLLGVTGSGKTFTMANIIQNRQTPTLVLAHNKTLAAQLYSEFKAFFPDNEVHYFVSYFDYYQPEAYISSSDTYIEKDSKINDEIDRLRHAATTALLTRRDTIIVASVSCIYGIGNPDDYADMSIHLTTGERRLQDKFVRQLTDIQYQRNDIDFHRGTFRVKGDVVDVFPAGSDVAYRIEFFGDQIDRITRIDPLTGEILGEPNELQIFPSSHYVTPKEKLAFAIEKIKDEFDSRLKWFTDHDKHLEAQRLAQRTKYDIEMLEQTGFVKGIENYSRYLTNREPGEQPATLLDYFPDDWLLLVDESHQSLPQVRGMYNGDRARKEVLVDYGFRLPSALDNRPLRFDEFERHVNQAIYVSATPGDYELAHSPAPAQQIIRPTGLLDPQIVIKPTKGQIDDLIAEIRDRTAKGQRVLVTTLTKRMAEDLSQYLQDLDIKTAYIHSDVDTMERGDILNDLRSGVYDVLVGINLLREGLDLPEVSMVAIMDADKEGFLRSESALIQTIGRAARHIDGTVFLYADKITRSMQAAIDETNRRRSIQEKYNVDHNITPVSIEKEISEGLRAIIPKKADDKPKLDLKKIPKDEYASLIKDLSGQMDLASANLEFEKAAELRDLISEIRSKM, from the coding sequence ATGAGTCAAAAATTCCGACTTGAGACGAACTACCAGCCGACAGGTGATCAGCCGACGGCTATTGCTCAATTGGTCAAAGGTTTGGAAAATGGCGAGCATGAACAAACGCTCCTAGGCGTGACTGGTAGTGGTAAAACTTTTACCATGGCAAATATTATTCAGAATCGTCAGACACCAACTTTGGTGCTGGCGCACAACAAAACCCTTGCTGCTCAGTTGTATAGTGAATTCAAGGCGTTTTTTCCAGATAACGAAGTTCATTACTTTGTCAGCTATTTTGACTACTACCAGCCCGAGGCATACATAAGTTCCAGTGATACTTATATTGAAAAAGACAGCAAGATAAATGATGAGATTGATCGCTTGCGCCATGCAGCGACAACTGCGCTATTAACACGACGTGACACCATAATCGTGGCGAGTGTTAGTTGTATATACGGCATAGGTAACCCTGATGATTATGCGGACATGTCAATCCACCTCACGACAGGGGAGCGGAGATTGCAGGACAAATTCGTACGCCAGTTGACCGATATTCAGTATCAGCGTAACGATATAGATTTTCATCGTGGCACATTTCGTGTAAAGGGCGATGTGGTTGACGTATTTCCGGCAGGAAGCGATGTAGCCTACAGAATTGAATTTTTCGGAGATCAAATAGACCGTATAACGCGCATTGATCCACTTACGGGTGAGATATTGGGTGAGCCAAACGAGTTACAGATATTTCCATCAAGCCACTATGTTACGCCAAAGGAAAAGCTGGCGTTTGCCATCGAAAAGATAAAAGACGAGTTTGATAGTCGACTGAAATGGTTTACGGATCATGACAAACATTTGGAAGCGCAACGGCTTGCCCAGAGAACAAAGTATGACATTGAGATGCTGGAGCAAACCGGATTTGTGAAGGGTATTGAAAACTACAGCCGGTACTTAACGAATCGCGAGCCTGGCGAGCAGCCGGCAACATTGCTTGATTACTTTCCAGACGACTGGCTGCTATTGGTAGACGAAAGTCACCAATCACTACCCCAGGTAAGGGGTATGTATAACGGCGACCGAGCGCGCAAAGAGGTGCTGGTAGATTATGGCTTCCGTTTACCGTCGGCTCTCGACAACAGGCCGCTTCGGTTTGATGAGTTCGAGAGACATGTTAATCAGGCGATTTATGTATCTGCCACACCAGGGGATTATGAGCTAGCGCATAGCCCCGCACCAGCGCAGCAGATTATTCGCCCGACTGGTCTGCTTGATCCGCAGATCGTCATTAAGCCGACTAAGGGACAAATTGATGATTTGATTGCTGAAATTCGAGATAGAACAGCAAAGGGTCAGCGCGTACTCGTAACGACGCTCACGAAACGTATGGCCGAAGACCTGAGCCAATATTTGCAAGACTTAGATATTAAAACAGCGTATATACATAGTGATGTAGATACGATGGAACGAGGTGATATATTAAACGATCTTCGTAGTGGTGTATATGATGTATTGGTCGGCATTAACTTGCTCCGTGAAGGGCTCGATTTACCGGAAGTGAGTATGGTAGCAATTATGGATGCTGATAAAGAAGGTTTTTTGCGTAGCGAAAGTGCACTTATACAGACGATTGGTCGTGCAGCTCGTCATATTGACGGCACAGTTTTTCTGTATGCCGATAAAATAACGCGTTCTATGCAGGCGGCAATCGACGAAACTAATCGTCGTCGTTCCATTCAGGAAAAGTACAACGTCGACCACAACATCACTCCGGTTTCGATTGAAAAGGAGATTAGTGAAGGTTTGAGGGCTATTATTCCGAAAAAAGCCGATGACAAGCCAAAACTTGATCTCAAAAAGATACCAAAAGATGAGTACGCAAGCCTTATTAAAGACTTGTCAGGTCAGATGGATCTTGCGAGTGCTAATCTGGAATTCGAAAAAGCGGCAGAGCTTCGCGATTTGATCTCGGAAATTCGTTCAAAAATGTAA
- a CDS encoding trypsin-like peptidase domain-containing protein: MDDSSTNPYIPKESDAIRQKVYERQSPLGRVVKWALIITAIVAVLVGGGLFFVLPKTTAVDQPARQKLADILQPPDQTLKRVNVTSMLGFTLNYDNRIYDSYAEVGDSSAGTDNSDAKANGQTYENNDLRVQRAYNYVRIRPTESVSSVRTLKPIPPQLELFATVTAKDLAKEAAIPENKNLSQLSLFVKIDEDKRQAQKVLDDNTVVTIDVSKPITTTVGSVDYQMVRYTTTNDNHRVSDVRYDDCYYTIQYSQPYSICVTGVRPTSVSAASLVEQVFNSIMFDQPQTTLGGSSTTTTTPADKTSNTKTKKVSFAYPLARLAQATIDSGTDATNSNDGNTSESPLLSITPPYYSNAGSLKAIAKSQPSVVRIGTLYCANVSLKYQSGDTAATLTDACTGSVSSGVFVSKDGYIATTGHAIRSQKKALIDGYINFAPDQSTMLDRLQRILDYLVKAQIILQSDADYLETGASIGDQEALSKIENIASVIPNDFIVPIDEQYTYAVQPADQPIVINHSDTNKPSFAYSDTVLSAKYVASDYDASKSIQEVFGSKTPQVDVGLLKVSGSFPDVPVASKQTVKTNDALSTIGYPAYTDSSLEIDKIRNIPVVTSSKVEQVYQQNNGGQPLIQTDTPVLPGNDGAPVFNTDGQLVGFAVYGLSYCPDGSCFANGTVRTASELLKLLDDNNISLQTGSPISQDWFGAVDRYFNANYTASAGLFQSAGSMYSFNRWASPLQKQAAAGEGTKLDTSLMNELAIVMIWTLGVAITLTIASAVALFVHKRRIGNLQVGHYGVATDDMSVASPVAPVQTAPSMPLPPVQPSQPFGPPVPPQMPVQPTPPPQSSSPEFQIHDNSAGTYGDTHTQEVESDTSIQVNPQLPEDPKNDTVEDPFYK; this comes from the coding sequence ATGGATGATTCGTCGACAAACCCATACATACCGAAGGAGTCTGACGCTATACGACAAAAAGTATACGAGCGGCAGTCGCCACTTGGTCGTGTAGTCAAATGGGCCCTCATTATAACGGCCATAGTTGCCGTGTTGGTAGGGGGTGGGTTATTTTTTGTACTTCCGAAAACGACGGCAGTTGATCAGCCGGCTCGACAGAAATTAGCCGATATCCTTCAGCCGCCGGATCAAACATTGAAACGAGTTAACGTAACCTCAATGCTTGGCTTTACTCTTAACTATGACAATCGCATTTACGACAGTTATGCCGAAGTTGGAGATAGCTCGGCAGGTACAGATAACAGCGATGCGAAAGCGAACGGCCAGACGTACGAAAATAACGACTTGCGCGTGCAGCGAGCCTATAACTATGTACGTATACGCCCTACCGAGAGTGTTAGTAGCGTACGCACACTAAAGCCTATTCCGCCACAACTTGAACTGTTCGCAACAGTAACCGCAAAGGACCTAGCTAAAGAAGCTGCGATACCGGAAAATAAAAACTTGTCGCAACTTAGTCTATTTGTAAAAATCGACGAAGATAAGCGACAGGCCCAGAAAGTGCTTGACGACAATACCGTCGTAACAATTGATGTATCAAAGCCGATTACGACTACCGTCGGCAGCGTTGATTATCAGATGGTCCGTTACACAACCACCAACGACAATCATAGAGTGTCCGACGTTCGATACGACGACTGCTACTACACGATTCAATACAGTCAGCCATATTCCATATGTGTAACTGGCGTTCGTCCCACGAGTGTTAGCGCGGCCAGTTTAGTTGAGCAAGTATTTAATTCCATTATGTTCGACCAGCCACAGACAACTCTAGGCGGCTCGTCGACGACAACTACAACCCCTGCTGACAAAACATCGAACACTAAAACCAAAAAAGTATCATTTGCATACCCGCTCGCCCGATTGGCACAGGCGACAATAGATTCTGGCACCGATGCGACAAACTCTAATGATGGAAATACAAGCGAGTCGCCACTACTTTCAATAACGCCGCCATATTATAGTAATGCCGGCAGCTTGAAGGCGATTGCGAAATCACAACCAAGCGTAGTAAGGATTGGTACGTTGTATTGTGCGAATGTATCGCTTAAATACCAGAGCGGCGACACCGCTGCTACTCTAACGGATGCTTGTACGGGAAGTGTGTCGAGCGGCGTGTTCGTGTCGAAGGATGGATACATTGCAACAACTGGTCATGCTATACGTTCACAGAAAAAGGCGCTGATCGATGGCTACATAAATTTTGCTCCTGATCAATCAACTATGCTCGATCGTTTGCAGCGTATACTTGATTATCTTGTGAAGGCCCAAATAATCTTGCAGTCTGATGCGGACTATTTAGAGACCGGTGCTTCAATCGGTGACCAGGAGGCGCTTTCAAAAATTGAGAATATCGCATCTGTCATACCAAACGATTTTATTGTACCGATTGACGAGCAGTATACGTACGCTGTTCAACCAGCCGACCAGCCGATAGTCATTAATCATAGCGATACCAACAAGCCGTCATTCGCATATTCGGATACCGTACTGAGCGCTAAATATGTAGCTTCTGACTACGATGCTAGCAAATCTATTCAAGAAGTGTTCGGGAGTAAAACACCTCAAGTAGATGTTGGCTTACTGAAAGTTAGCGGCAGCTTCCCTGATGTACCGGTCGCCTCGAAGCAAACAGTTAAAACAAACGATGCTTTGAGTACGATTGGATATCCGGCCTACACTGACAGCTCATTGGAAATTGATAAGATTCGAAACATTCCCGTTGTTACTAGTAGTAAGGTTGAGCAAGTATATCAGCAGAATAACGGGGGCCAACCATTGATTCAGACAGATACTCCTGTATTACCAGGTAACGACGGCGCGCCGGTATTTAATACGGATGGCCAGCTCGTTGGTTTTGCGGTTTACGGTTTGTCGTATTGTCCAGATGGATCATGTTTTGCAAACGGTACTGTTCGCACGGCGTCAGAGTTGCTGAAGCTTCTGGATGACAATAATATTAGCCTGCAAACTGGAAGCCCGATATCACAAGATTGGTTTGGCGCAGTTGACCGGTACTTCAATGCGAACTACACAGCAAGTGCAGGGTTGTTCCAGTCTGCTGGTAGTATGTACTCTTTTAATCGCTGGGCTAGCCCGCTTCAAAAGCAGGCTGCAGCAGGGGAAGGTACGAAGCTCGATACATCACTAATGAATGAGCTTGCGATAGTAATGATATGGACGTTGGGAGTGGCGATTACACTCACGATTGCTTCAGCCGTTGCACTATTTGTACATAAACGTCGCATTGGTAACCTGCAGGTGGGTCACTATGGTGTAGCAACAGACGATATGTCCGTCGCTTCACCTGTAGCGCCCGTGCAGACAGCGCCTTCTATGCCACTACCACCTGTTCAGCCTTCTCAGCCGTTTGGCCCGCCGGTACCGCCCCAAATGCCTGTGCAACCGACGCCTCCGCCACAGTCATCGTCGCCGGAATTTCAAATACACGACAACTCGGCCGGAACATATGGTGACACACACACCCAAGAGGTTGAATCTGACACATCAATACAGGTTAATCCGCAGCTACCAGAAGATCCAAAAAACGATACAGTCGAAGACCCCTTCTATAAGTAG
- a CDS encoding carbohydrate kinase family protein — MTHTLKQLLGNDHPLFVANLVALEKAVGNDGVDAKLLGDIIERGHEVLRSVGLDPADTTGVEAYRALSNIAGNEASRGKLRDTDFVLLLFGDDLVSFNLHDIIENSHHQLKFENRVLGHAQRHLRAEIVRRYAEHDRSNNELVHELAHEIGLKPESDEGHHDIHKEVSKDMSQQVPRVLAVGDIFTDAFIKLNEEVARVDTDPDGSKRISLPLGNKPPYDGVDIVRAVGPSPNAAVSMARLGLEPSLLAFMGDDQVAIDAREYLKSEGVSDELLSLQEGQKSSYYYVLRYGAERTILVKNEDYDYVWKEPTEEPAWIYLSLLSDKSWKLHEDMLKYLHDHPNVKFAFQPGTFHFKWGVEKLKDFYSRSHIVVLNREEAMDITGKPHDPIGELTKAVHDLGPQIVVITDGPNGSFASYDWKLVTIPNYPDPGPPVDRTGAGDAFASTIVAALALGESMDTALTWAPINSMSVVQQIGAQTGLLSREKIMEYLKNAPEDYRVTEIKE, encoded by the coding sequence ATGACTCACACGTTGAAACAACTTTTGGGCAATGATCATCCTCTGTTTGTGGCAAATTTAGTGGCGCTTGAAAAAGCCGTCGGTAATGACGGCGTCGATGCGAAATTACTTGGTGACATCATTGAGCGTGGGCATGAGGTATTGCGTAGCGTAGGCCTTGATCCTGCAGATACGACAGGAGTCGAAGCATATAGGGCTCTCAGTAATATAGCCGGTAATGAAGCGTCTCGCGGGAAGCTTCGTGATACTGATTTTGTTTTGTTGCTGTTTGGTGACGATCTCGTTTCCTTTAATCTTCATGACATCATAGAAAATTCGCACCATCAGCTTAAATTCGAAAATCGCGTACTGGGCCATGCGCAACGTCATCTGAGGGCTGAAATTGTCCGACGTTACGCCGAGCATGACCGTTCGAATAATGAGTTAGTGCATGAATTAGCGCATGAAATCGGACTTAAGCCAGAGTCGGACGAAGGGCACCATGATATACATAAGGAGGTTTCAAAGGATATGAGTCAGCAGGTACCAAGAGTATTAGCGGTCGGTGATATTTTCACGGATGCGTTTATTAAATTGAACGAAGAAGTTGCACGAGTCGACACTGATCCTGATGGCAGCAAACGCATCAGCTTGCCGCTCGGAAATAAGCCGCCGTATGATGGTGTGGACATAGTCAGGGCTGTCGGACCTTCACCAAATGCTGCCGTATCGATGGCAAGGCTTGGGCTAGAGCCATCACTACTGGCTTTTATGGGTGATGATCAAGTCGCTATTGACGCGCGAGAGTATCTGAAAAGTGAGGGCGTTTCGGACGAGCTACTTTCATTACAGGAAGGTCAGAAGTCTAGTTATTATTATGTACTCCGTTATGGTGCGGAGCGAACGATTTTGGTTAAAAATGAAGACTATGATTACGTATGGAAGGAACCGACTGAGGAGCCTGCGTGGATTTATTTGTCACTGCTGAGTGATAAGTCGTGGAAGCTGCATGAAGACATGCTCAAATACCTACACGACCATCCGAATGTCAAATTTGCCTTTCAGCCAGGAACATTCCATTTTAAATGGGGGGTCGAAAAATTAAAGGACTTTTATAGCCGTAGTCACATCGTAGTGTTGAACCGCGAAGAAGCTATGGATATTACCGGTAAGCCTCATGATCCCATCGGAGAATTGACAAAGGCCGTGCACGACCTCGGGCCGCAAATTGTCGTGATTACAGACGGTCCGAACGGTTCGTTTGCATCGTACGACTGGAAGCTCGTTACCATTCCTAATTATCCCGATCCGGGCCCTCCAGTTGATCGTACCGGTGCGGGCGACGCATTTGCGTCTACGATTGTTGCAGCGCTTGCGTTAGGCGAATCAATGGATACGGCTCTCACGTGGGCGCCTATAAATAGCATGAGTGTCGTACAGCAGATTGGAGCGCAGACTGGACTGCTTTCGCGCGAAAAGATTATGGAATATTTGAAAAACGCCCCTGAAGACTATAGGGTAACGGAGATCAAAGAGTGA
- a CDS encoding ABC transporter ATP-binding protein: MSLMIEVKDLQKRYGDKQAVDGITFDVKKGEVFGILGPNGAGKTTTLEMMETLLPIDGGSVKIDGIDVAKDPQQIKYIIGVQPQSPGFQDKTKLKEVIEMFAAAYGEKVDPIAFLKDVDLEDKADSYVEELSGGQKQRLSITTALVHGPKVFFLDEPTTGLDPQARRHLWDLIEKVRDKGISVVLTTHYMDEAEVLCDRIAVMDNGKIVAIDTPINLIKDLLKRGFKKKQEVEQANLEDVFIDLTGKGLRDE; the protein is encoded by the coding sequence ATGAGTTTAATGATTGAAGTAAAAGATTTACAAAAGCGATATGGCGACAAGCAAGCCGTTGACGGCATTACTTTTGATGTAAAAAAAGGTGAGGTCTTCGGTATCTTAGGTCCGAATGGCGCAGGCAAAACGACGACACTTGAAATGATGGAGACGTTGCTGCCAATTGATGGTGGTTCAGTAAAAATCGACGGTATCGATGTGGCGAAAGATCCTCAACAAATTAAGTACATCATAGGAGTTCAGCCGCAATCACCTGGATTTCAAGATAAAACCAAACTCAAAGAAGTTATCGAGATGTTTGCAGCTGCTTACGGCGAAAAGGTTGACCCGATTGCGTTTCTAAAAGACGTCGATCTGGAAGATAAAGCAGATAGTTATGTAGAGGAGCTTTCCGGTGGACAGAAGCAGCGTCTTAGCATCACGACGGCGCTGGTGCATGGACCAAAGGTGTTCTTTTTGGATGAACCAACGACAGGGCTTGATCCGCAAGCTCGGCGTCATCTTTGGGACTTGATAGAAAAGGTTCGCGACAAGGGTATTAGCGTCGTCTTAACAACGCACTATATGGATGAAGCGGAAGTATTGTGTGACCGAATCGCTGTCATGGATAATGGCAAAATAGTTGCAATTGATACGCCAATAAATCTAATCAAAGATTTGTTGAAACGTGGTTTTAAGAAAAAGCAAGAAGTTGAGCAGGCTAACCTAGAAGACGTATTTATTGACCTGACTGGAAAGGGGTTGCGCGATGAGTAA
- a CDS encoding GtrA family protein encodes MFKIKSRSKKQKALLQLGWEFIKLQIAGNIPFWGTYLIFAALDKLFMANYYQALLVATVASYTLFFVVDDRWVFSSVRKKRRTSTEVFRFIVFMSFTALLTFNITLQLHDLFGISVYVGQFISAGISILWTFVGLKFWVFSTPRRHKHSPSKRLSRTT; translated from the coding sequence ATGTTTAAAATAAAAAGCAGAAGTAAAAAACAAAAGGCACTTCTGCAACTCGGATGGGAATTTATAAAACTTCAGATTGCCGGCAATATCCCATTCTGGGGAACATACCTCATTTTCGCAGCCTTAGACAAGCTTTTCATGGCCAACTATTACCAAGCACTCCTCGTGGCCACCGTTGCGTCTTACACACTATTCTTTGTCGTTGACGACCGCTGGGTTTTTAGTTCAGTACGTAAAAAACGCCGAACGTCCACTGAAGTGTTTCGATTTATCGTATTTATGAGCTTTACCGCGTTGCTTACGTTCAACATCACCCTGCAACTTCATGATCTCTTTGGCATATCCGTCTACGTCGGCCAATTTATATCTGCAGGCATCTCAATCCTGTGGACATTCGTAGGTCTTAAATTTTGGGTGTTTTCTACACCCCGTCGCCATAAACACTCGCCTAGTAAACGATTGTCACGTACTACTTAG
- a CDS encoding carbohydrate kinase family protein, protein MSGTNIKIIAVGAAVQDVFLSDSDEFEPVSDKSAHEQFMRLELGAKADVNHITFSTGGGATNAAVTFARQGLHAVFMGTVGRDPAGHAVLQALDDEGVNTSHVSYSEKFSTGYSVLLLAPTGERTILTYRGASTHYHEKDFNIHGIDADWMYVSSMSGNFDVLHKLFKQARQMGIKVMFNPGKGELNHPNKLRALLEDVEVLSVNKDEMELLVEGQSMEELVVHGLNYVPVVIVSDGPNGVCSSDGKTIVKAGMYQDVKVIDRTGAGDSFGSGFLSQWAQGKSLVDSIIFASANSTSVVQYIGAKTGILHKNVKLHHMPLHEQVLKAKT, encoded by the coding sequence ATGAGTGGAACAAACATAAAAATCATCGCAGTTGGTGCAGCAGTCCAGGACGTATTTTTAAGCGATAGTGATGAATTCGAACCTGTGAGCGACAAGTCGGCACACGAACAATTTATGAGATTAGAGCTTGGTGCAAAGGCTGATGTGAATCACATTACTTTTAGTACCGGCGGTGGCGCGACTAACGCAGCTGTAACGTTTGCACGGCAGGGGCTACATGCCGTGTTTATGGGTACGGTTGGTCGAGATCCGGCAGGTCACGCCGTACTGCAGGCGCTTGACGACGAGGGCGTTAATACATCCCATGTAAGTTATAGCGAGAAGTTCAGCACTGGCTACTCGGTGCTGCTGTTAGCTCCCACTGGTGAGCGAACAATTTTGACTTATCGCGGAGCATCGACGCACTATCATGAAAAGGATTTTAACATCCACGGTATTGATGCCGATTGGATGTATGTGTCGTCAATGTCGGGTAATTTTGATGTGCTTCATAAATTATTCAAACAGGCTCGACAGATGGGTATCAAGGTGATGTTCAACCCTGGCAAGGGTGAACTGAATCATCCGAACAAGCTGCGTGCCCTACTGGAAGACGTCGAAGTTTTGTCTGTAAACAAAGATGAGATGGAGCTGCTTGTCGAAGGGCAGAGTATGGAAGAGCTTGTTGTCCACGGTTTGAACTATGTGCCGGTTGTCATAGTAAGCGACGGGCCAAACGGTGTTTGCTCCTCTGACGGCAAGACTATCGTAAAGGCGGGCATGTATCAGGATGTAAAAGTGATTGACCGTACAGGTGCTGGAGACTCATTTGGATCAGGCTTTCTTAGCCAATGGGCCCAGGGCAAGTCGCTTGTCGACAGTATTATCTTCGCTAGTGCCAACTCCACTTCAGTGGTGCAATATATCGGCGCTAAAACGGGAATTTTACATAAGAACGTGAAGTTGCACCATATGCCGCTCCACGAGCAAGTACTTAAAGCCAAAACATAA
- a CDS encoding LOG family protein, with product MRYQICVSGAASGETVTASHQLAYDLGKAIADAGKTLLTGATVGLPHYAAQGFVSVKGSKGISIGFSPASSFREHVATYKLPTKEFDYINFTSMEYVGRDVHLVRSSDAVITVGGRMGSLHELATALESRKVCGVLLGSGGLADYVPTLLENVEAPGAKDVIYDTDPARLLSKVIKALDVKYADFKDDGKDSQLANRYSKNG from the coding sequence GTGAGATACCAAATCTGCGTCTCTGGTGCGGCGAGCGGCGAAACTGTCACCGCCTCGCATCAGTTGGCGTACGATTTAGGCAAGGCGATTGCTGATGCCGGTAAGACGTTACTGACCGGCGCTACTGTCGGTTTACCCCACTATGCAGCGCAAGGTTTTGTGAGCGTCAAGGGCTCAAAGGGCATATCAATTGGCTTTAGTCCCGCTAGTTCGTTTCGTGAGCACGTAGCAACGTATAAATTGCCAACAAAAGAGTTTGATTATATCAACTTTACTAGTATGGAATACGTTGGGCGAGACGTGCATTTGGTGCGGAGTAGCGATGCTGTCATTACCGTTGGTGGCCGCATGGGTAGTTTGCACGAACTAGCGACAGCGCTTGAAAGCCGCAAGGTTTGTGGCGTATTACTCGGTAGTGGAGGCCTGGCCGACTATGTGCCAACACTGCTTGAGAACGTCGAAGCTCCAGGTGCGAAAGACGTTATTTACGATACTGATCCTGCTCGATTGCTGAGTAAAGTCATCAAGGCGTTAGACGTAAAATATGCAGATTTCAAAGATGATGGCAAAGACAGTCAGCTTGCCAATCGCTATAGTAAAAACGGTTAG
- a CDS encoding class II fructose-bisphosphate aldolase, with amino-acid sequence MSLTIPYIRANTMRARHLYQRTRSQHFAVGAFNIDNQETLIAVARAAQKLKSPVLVEVSHGEVKAIGLENIRDMVDNYKEEFGVEMYINLDHSPSVDDCKRAIDAGFEFIHIDISQENHDASLQDIIAKTKEVVDYAKFTGALVESEPHYFGGSSNVHTEKIDYEAIKKTFSTPEGAKYFIDMTGIDTFAAAVGNLHGKYPVPKELDLELLQQIRDSIDCQISLHGGSGTPLHFFEDAAKIGVSKININSDMRYVFRKTLEKVLKENPDEYAIVKLMPEVYGAVQEVVEEKIHAFGSVGKAVV; translated from the coding sequence ATGAGTTTAACAATTCCATATATCAGGGCTAATACCATGAGGGCAAGGCACCTGTACCAGCGCACGCGAAGTCAGCATTTTGCCGTTGGTGCGTTTAATATCGATAACCAGGAAACTTTGATAGCTGTAGCACGTGCGGCACAGAAGCTGAAATCTCCAGTGCTTGTTGAAGTTAGTCATGGTGAAGTAAAAGCCATTGGTCTAGAAAACATTCGCGATATGGTCGATAACTACAAAGAAGAATTTGGCGTAGAAATGTATATTAATCTTGACCACAGTCCATCTGTTGACGATTGTAAGCGCGCTATCGATGCTGGTTTTGAGTTTATTCATATCGACATAAGCCAAGAAAACCATGACGCTAGCTTGCAAGACATCATTGCCAAGACAAAAGAGGTGGTGGATTATGCCAAATTTACCGGAGCGTTGGTAGAGAGCGAGCCGCACTACTTCGGCGGTTCGTCAAATGTCCACACAGAGAAGATTGACTACGAAGCAATTAAAAAGACGTTTAGCACACCCGAGGGTGCCAAGTATTTTATCGACATGACAGGTATTGATACATTTGCCGCTGCAGTTGGCAATTTACATGGTAAGTACCCAGTGCCTAAAGAACTCGATCTTGAGCTATTGCAGCAGATCCGCGACAGTATTGACTGTCAAATCAGTTTGCACGGAGGTTCTGGTACTCCTTTGCATTTCTTTGAAGATGCCGCTAAGATCGGCGTGAGCAAGATCAATATAAATAGTGATATGCGCTATGTTTTCCGAAAAACTTTGGAAAAGGTGTTAAAAGAGAACCCCGACGAATATGCCATTGTTAAATTAATGCCGGAAGTCTACGGTGCTGTCCAAGAAGTTGTCGAAGAAAAGATTCATGCGTTTGGCAGTGTTGGCAAGGCAGTCGTCTAG